The Bacteroidia bacterium genomic interval CCTCAGATACGGCTAGAGTTATTTACGTTTCGCCGGAAGAAACTGTAGAGATTGTCCTGGAAGCATTGGACGAAAATGCTTGTGAGGCAAGGGCAAGGATAGAGATTATTGTAGAAAATTGTAATGGAGCAGATGATTGCGAATTGGAAATCGAAACGGATGATGATGATCCCCTTATTTGTCAGGGAGATTCTCTGGTGCTTGAGCCTAATGCCGGTTTTAATAGCTATAGTTGGAATACGGGAGACAGTACGAGAATTATTTGGGCTTCTGACTCCGGCTTATATGTAGTAACTGCTATGGGAGATAGTGGTTGTGTTGCTATGGACAGCATATTTCTGGAAGTAGTTGAACCCATTGCCCTCACAATAAATAGTGATCCTGATCCGGCAGAAATTTGTGTAGGAGGAGAAATCACCCTGGAAATCCCCGATGGATTTGATGAGATATTCTGGAGTACAGAAGATGATGATGAAAGTATAAGTCTGACGCTGGAAGAAAGCCGGCTGATTGTGGTAGAAGCTATAGATGAAAATGGCTGTGATGCACGTGCTGAGATTGAAATAATGGTGGACACTTCCTGCACGGCTACTTCTATAGACAGGGACTTTCAAGAAAATCTCCCTTACATCATTGGGCCCAATCCAGTCAAAGATATTCTGGGCATCACTTATACAGGTATTACAGGAGTTCAAACAGAGTTCAGCTTATTGAACCTCAAAGGCCAGCTCGTCCAAAGCTGGGAGAAGCAAAGCCTTTATCCACAAACCCGCATACAATTAGACCTGCATAAACATAGTCCCTCTATTTATTTCCTTGAAATTAAAGAGGGCGATAAACTTGCCAGATTAAAACTTTTGATCCATTAACTCTCAATACTTATCGGATGTTGCCCATAGATCTTTGATCTATGGGCTTTTCATTTGATAAAAAATGATACGCGCTTATTCATTGAGACTTTTTAAAACTTAAAGTGCTTATATCTTGTTAGCTTAAAAATTGAATCAAACTTCCCTGCATGAAAACATCTACTTACCCTAATTTAATTCTCCTGAGTCTATTCCTTTTTATTTATTCAGGAACACAATCACAAGCTTACAAATTCTTTGAGTATCCGGAAGGTAAAAATGCCCGGGTATATGCATTGGACAATTTTGAAGAAGAAGAACCCTTTCTTTTGGCTTTTCAATTTGAATCCCATTTAGATTTTCTATTTCTGGATCAGGAAATGGATCTCAAGCGAAAAGTACAAAGCGAGGATTTGCCCTCCCGGTATTGGGGTCGGGAAATTCAGAGCATCATGAATAGCGAAAAGGAAGTTTTGGTCTTCCTTGATGCTGGCACGCGAAAGAACTCATATCGAAGCCTGCTGTATCGTTTCAACAAAGATACAGGTAGCTACAAAGATGAAGAAGTCCTTGATCTGCCGGAGGAAATCATTGCCATGCTCGAGAAAGAAAAAGTTAAACTCCTAAAGGTTTTTCAATATGGAGATCGTTTTTACAAGATTTGGGTAGATGTCAAGCGTTCTCAATTGCATATATTTTATTATGAATTGGGAGAAAACCGAATTGCCCAATTTGAAAGCCTGAATATTCCTCAGGCCGGTCTGGGTAAGCTTCTCGGAAAACGAAAAGTAATTCCTACTCCTGTTATAACTCATCCCGAAGATGCTTCCGTCATAAGCAATGCTAAACAGGAAAAGATCTATGCTTTTGGAGAAGAATTGTTATTAACGATTGAAAACTTCGAAACGGGCCATACGGAAATCATTGCCATTAATACAGAGAGCTGGGATTTGACTGTCGAATTTTATCCCATTGCCAATTATCAACCTGAGGATGAGGTAAAACAATTCAATTCTTATATCTATGGCGGTCATTTATTCCAGGTTTATGCTAATTCCGAGGGATTAACATTGACCAAAAGAAGCTTTGATAATGGAGAGTTGA includes:
- a CDS encoding T9SS type A sorting domain-containing protein, which produces MKTFTFTLLSFFLFSLHPPTLYAQCSIEVGAAGNTEICEGDSVLLEATNGFLSYEWNTEDTSRLIWASDPGWYIIEATDDTGCVAVDSIQIIVNEPPILEIGADPADREICIGDSILLEASNGFLSYAWNTSDTARVIYVSPEETVEIVLEALDENACEARARIEIIVENCNGADDCELEIETDDDDPLICQGDSLVLEPNAGFNSYSWNTGDSTRIIWASDSGLYVVTAMGDSGCVAMDSIFLEVVEPIALTINSDPDPAEICVGGEITLEIPDGFDEIFWSTEDDDESISLTLEESRLIVVEAIDENGCDARAEIEIMVDTSCTATSIDRDFQENLPYIIGPNPVKDILGITYTGITGVQTEFSLLNLKGQLVQSWEKQSLYPQTRIQLDLHKHSPSIYFLEIKEGDKLARLKLLIH